The nucleotide window CATCGAGCAACAGGGTACCCGCCTCAAGGACCTGACGGTTCTCGAGGCGTTCGCAGGTGATGGTCAGATGCAGGTGGTCGACTATCACAGGCAGGTCGCGCACGTGTCGCTCTGGGAGTGGGGGACGGCGAAGATCGCGAAGTTGAAGAAGCAGTTCCCGGGGGCACGTGTCGTGCAGATCGATACCTTCGAACAGATCAAGGTCGAGACGGAGTCGTATGACATTGTCGTGCTGGATGCTTCGCCAAAATCCGGAGATCACTGGGAGGTCTTCGATCTCTTCCCCTGGGCATTGAACCTGCTACGGCAACAGACGGGGGTCATCGTCTGCACGATAATGGCGGAAAGGAATCCAGCGCTCCTGAAGCAATACCCCGAATGTGGTACAGAAGCTCATCGCGCGGCACGTGCACAGTTCTACGGGATCCCGCTCGCATCTTCGGATGCGCTGTCCGAAGGATCCATCCGCAGGGCGTTCGAGGCCATGGCCGGGGAGAAGGGCCTGGCCATCGGATGGGCGCATCTCATACCCCGTAACGCCTATGCCGCATACTTCGTGTTCAGCATTCACCCTGCGGTCTGACCGCACGGACCGGGCACGCGTTGGTGACTCTGCCGTCCGTTCGATATCCTGCATTCGGCCGGGAGGGTCTCCCCCCGGTCAAGCCATTTTTGCCGGAGCCGCCCGGGCGTACTTCGCCCGGTACTGCACCGGCGACAGGCCGGTGATCTTCTTGAAGGTCGTACGAAATGCTTTGGTGTCGGTGTACCCCGTCCGCTCCATGACCTCGGTGATGCCCGCCCGTGACCGCTCGAGATGCATCTTCGCAGATTCCACTTTCACCCGTTGCATGTACTCCACGACCGTGTTGGACGTCGCCTTCTTGAACCGGCGTTCCAGATTCCGCCGGCTGAGGGCGACCATGTCCGCAAGGGAGGCCACGGTGACGCGCTTCTGCACGTTCCGCTCGATATACTCCTGGACCTTCCGGACGGCAACATCCTCATGTCCCTTCTGTCCCTTGAACATGAAGTAAGACGCCTGGCTCACGCGGTCGATCTCGATCTCATAGTACTTTGCGATGAGCACAGCCAGAGGGCGGTCCACATACTTCTCCACGAGGTACAACAGAAGATTCCAGAATGAGTTCGCTCCGCCGCTGGAGTAGAGGCCATTCTCGTCAGTGATCACCCTGTCCGATACCAGGTCCACCTCCGGATACATGGCGCGGAACTGCTGGTCCGCTGACCAGTGCGTTGAGCACTTCTTTCCATCAAGCAGCCCTGTCCCCGCGAGGAGGAACGCACCCACGCACAGGCTCGCAACTTCGGCCCCCTGTTCATGCTGTGACCGGATCCACGGAAAGAACGGACTGTTGTTCGTTACGACCTCTTCCATATCCCCGTTCACCGGAGGAATGATGATAAGGTCCGTGTGCGACACCGACCGTACCGAAGCATCGGGCTGCACAGCGAACACCCCATCATAGGTCCGGGGAACCTTCGTGAGTGCCACCAGGTTGACATCAAAGCGGGGCCGTTCCCCCCGCCCCTCCAGGAAGGTGTTCGCGAGGAGAAAGGTCTTGCGTGCGCCCTCGATGCAACCGACGACGGCTGCACCTTCAGGCAACAGTATGGACACATGATGTTTCATCGGCTGCACCTTGCTCGAAGCGATGGACGTTGTGACGGTAGTGCAAGTATAGCGAACGCGTGTGTCGCATTCAACCCCCAAGAATGCCGTTTTTGCACCTTGCGCAATTGCCCCCAGAGTGACACATTGCGACATAGCCGGCATCACCCGGCACAATCATCAAGAGGAGGACACATGAAGATCACTGTTTCCACTGCAATTGCAGCTCCGCTCGCTGACGTGTGGCGCGCCTATACGACACCGGAGGATATCAAGGCCTGGAACGCAGCGTCTCCGGATTGGCATACAACCGCCGCTGCGGTTGATCTTCGCGTGGGTGGAACGTTCACCTCCCGCATGGAGGCCAAAGATGGCTCGTCCGGCTTTGACTTTGCCGGAGAGTACACCGCGATCATTCCCCTGCAACGGATCGCATACACGTTCGGGGGGCGCGTCGGCGTTGTCGAGTTCGTTGATGGCCCGACCGGCGTCACCGTGAGAGTGACATTCGATAGTGAAGAAACGCATACCGAGGAACAGCAGCGTGCCGGCTGGCAGGCTATCCTGGACAATTTTTCTCGCCATATGATATCGCTGACTGCGGGCGGGAAGGATGCCACGGCACGCTGATGGGCAGACGGGGCGCACCATGGAACTGACGAGACCCACCAGTTGACAACCAGGGACACGGAGAAGCGCATGAGAGCTCTCAAGATCTTCGAACACATTTCGCTGGACGGTGTGATCCAGATCTCCGGCGAAGCAAGCGATTTCCCCTATGGCGACTGGACCGCCCCTATCGGAGTCCCGCTGGCCGGGATGCGGTCACTGCCGCGCAGGGGGGGAGGTTCGATCTCCTGCTCGGCCGTCGCACGTACGATATCTGGTCAGGCTACTGGCCGCACGCGCCGGCCAGCCCGATCGCGGACGGCATCAATGCCGCAACGAAGTACATCGTCACGCAGCATCCGGAGAGTCTTGCATGGGGACCCTTCGAGGGCCTTGGCCCGGATACCGCTGCAAGTGTTCGCCGCATCAAGTCGCTAGCCGGTCCGGATCTTATCCTCTGGGGGAGCGCCACGCTGACTTCGACGTTGCTCGAACAGGGGTTGGTGGATGAAGTCACGCTGATCGTCTATCCCGTCCTGTTGGGCACCGGAAAACGCTTCTTCGCGGAGGGAACCCCCGCACGTGCATTCGAGCTTGTCAGCACAAAGGCTTTCCCGTCCGGGATCGTCTTCAGCACCTACAAGGTCTCCGGGCCTCTGATGAACGGATGATCCGACAACGCGGCTTCGTCCATGACACTATGGACGTCGTACTCTCTCACTCCCTATCACCGAAAGGCACCGTGCATGGCACAGCTCACCGTCTTCAACTTCATCACAGTGAACGGCGCCTACAAGGGTCCGGGCGGAGACATCCAGTGGCACAGACATGGTGCTGAAGAACAGGAGTATGCCGCCAAAGGGGCGAACTCG belongs to Ignavibacteriota bacterium and includes:
- a CDS encoding class I SAM-dependent methyltransferase, whose protein sequence is MKIIEQQGTRLKDLTVLEAFAGDGQMQVVDYHRQVAHVSLWEWGTAKIAKLKKQFPGARVVQIDTFEQIKVETESYDIVVLDASPKSGDHWEVFDLFPWALNLLRQQTGVIVCTIMAERNPALLKQYPECGTEAHRAARAQFYGIPLASSDALSEGSIRRAFEAMAGEKGLAIGWAHLIPRNAYAAYFVFSIHPAV
- a CDS encoding SRPBCC domain-containing protein; translated protein: MKITVSTAIAAPLADVWRAYTTPEDIKAWNAASPDWHTTAAAVDLRVGGTFTSRMEAKDGSSGFDFAGEYTAIIPLQRIAYTFGGRVGVVEFVDGPTGVTVRVTFDSEETHTEEQQRAGWQAILDNFSRHMISLTAGGKDATAR
- a CDS encoding helix-turn-helix domain-containing protein, translating into MKHHVSILLPEGAAVVGCIEGARKTFLLANTFLEGRGERPRFDVNLVALTKVPRTYDGVFAVQPDASVRSVSHTDLIIIPPVNGDMEEVVTNNSPFFPWIRSQHEQGAEVASLCVGAFLLAGTGLLDGKKCSTHWSADQQFRAMYPEVDLVSDRVITDENGLYSSGGANSFWNLLLYLVEKYVDRPLAVLIAKYYEIEIDRVSQASYFMFKGQKGHEDVAVRKVQEYIERNVQKRVTVASLADMVALSRRNLERRFKKATSNTVVEYMQRVKVESAKMHLERSRAGITEVMERTGYTDTKAFRTTFKKITGLSPVQYRAKYARAAPAKMA